In the genome of Mycobacterium sp. 3519A, the window CGGGCCGCGCTCGGTGGCGAGTGCAGGGGCGCGATCTCGGGCGGTGCGCCGCTTGGCGCCCGGCTGGGGCACTTCTACCGCGGCGTCGGGCTGACCATCTACGAGGGCTACGGGTTGACCGAGACCAGCGCGGCGATCACCGTCAACAAGATCGACGAGGTCAAGGTCGGCACCGTCGGAAAGTTGTTGCCCGGCAACAGCATGCGCTTGAACGACGACGACGAGCTGCTCGTCAAGGGCGGCGTGGTGTTCAGCGGCTACTGGCACAACGAGGAGGAGACGAACGCCGTCTTCTCCGACGGCTGGTTCCACACCGGCGATCTGGGTGCGATCGACGATGACGGCTTCCTGACCATCGTCGGCCGCAAGAAGGAGATCATCGTGACCGCGGGCGGCAAGAACGTCGCGCCCGCGTTGCTCGAGGATCGGCTGCGGGCGCATCCGCTGATCAGCCAGGCGATGGCCGTCGGCGACAAGCAGCCGTTCATCGCGGCGCTGATCACCATCGACCCCGAAGCGTTCCCGGGTTGGAAGCAACGCAACGGCAAGGACCCGAACGCGACTGTCGGCGACCTGGCAGGAGATCCCGATCTGGTGACGGAGATCGAGTTGGCCATCAAGGAGGCCAACCAGGCGGTGTCGAAAGCGGAGGCCATTCGCAAATTCCGCATCCTGGCAGTCGATTTCACCGAGGACACCGGTGAGCTGACGCCGACTTTGAAGGTCAAGCGCAAGGTGGTCGCCGAGAAGTTCGCCAGCGACATCGACGCCTTGTACGCCTAGAGCAATTCGGCACGGCTCTACGCCTAGAGCAATTCGGCCAAGCGCTGCGCCTTGCTGCTCCACTGCCAGTTCTCGACCACCCAGCGTCGGCCTGCTTCGCCCATCCGCGCGGCCCGGTCCGGCTCGGCGAGCAGGTCGCTGACCGCCGCCGCGATCGCGCCGACGTCCCAGCCGTCGACCACCACGCCGGTCTCACCGTCGCGAACCGTCTCGGGCGCGCCGCCGGAACGGCCTGCCACCACCGGCACGCCCGTCGCCGACGCCTCGAGGAACACGATGCCGAGCCCTTCGACGTCGAGTCCGGCGCCGCGGGTCCGGCACGGCATCGCGAACACGTCGGCCATGGCGTGGTGGGCGGGCAGTTCGTCGCCAGGCACCCCTTCGGTGAACACCACGTGTTCGGCTACCCCGAAGCTGTGCGCCAACCGGCGCAGCGGCGTCAGATACGGGCCGCCGCCGACGATCACCCGCGCGGCCTCGGGCACCCGCTGCCGGATCGCGGGCATCGCCCGGATCAACATGTCCTGGCCCTTGCGCGGCACCAGCCGCGATACGCAGACCACGACCGGCCGCTGACCGAGCCGGTAGCGGGCACGCAAGTCGGCTCTGGCCACCTCGTCGGGGGCGAACCGGTCGGTGTCCACACCGGGCGGCAGGTGCTCGAGCGCGGCGTTCGCGCCGAACGCCGAGGCGAACCGGCCGCGGGTGTATTTGCTCACATACGTGACGACGTCGGTGCCAGTTCCGATGCGCCGCAACGCAGTTCGGGCCACCGGCAGCATCGACCAGCCGACCTCGTGACCGTGGGTGCTGGCGATGACGCGCTCGGCGCCCGCGTGGCGCGCCAGCGGCGCCATCAGCGCCAGCGGCGCGGCGGCGCCGAACCAGACCGTGTCGGCGTTGTGCCGTTTGATCAACGTGCGCATCCGGCCCGCCACCGACGGCTCGGGCAGCATCAGCGTGGTCGGATGGCGCACCACCTCGTAGCCGGCGGCCCGGTCGAACTCGTCTGCGCCCTTCCATTTCGGCGCGTAGACGGTCAGCGTGTGCGTACCTGCGGCGGCCAACCGGTCGACGAGGTTCTGCAGATAGGACTGGATGCCGCCGCGGCGCGGCGGAAAGTCGTTGGTGACCAACAGAACCCGGCTCATCGAGGCGCGCCGGACATCCATTGCCGCCACCGGGCCAGCACAGCGGGCAGGTCGGCGCCGAGGGTCTCGTGCACGGCGGTGGCCGCGTCCGGATGGCCGGGACTGCACGCCCGCAGGTATAGCGCGCGCAACGTGTCCGCGCCGTACGTGTCCGCGACGAACCGGCTGAACCACCAGGCACGGTCGTACGCCCGGGACTGCTCGGGCCCGGACAATTCCGCGTCGGTCGGCAGCGCCCAGGTCGCGGCGGAGGCAGGCCGGGGTGTCGGTGGGCGGCCCACAAAATCGGCGACCCCCTCGGTGAGCCAGCGGGGCGCGTCGGCGGCGGTGTCGGCGCGCGAGGCGAAGTGGAACAGCTCGTGGCGCAGCACAATTCGCAACGAAGCAGCGCTCATGCCCGACGCGCCGGGCGCGAACATGATGCGTTGGGCGGTGGTGGTGGCCGCGGTGTCGGGTCCGCCACCCGCGAGAGTGCCGAACTCGGCGTCCGATCCGGCAGCCACGATCACGATGTCGCGCGGCCAGTCTGGGCCCCAGAACGTGGTGACAGCCTTCGCGGCACCGTCCATCTCGGCGCCGATGCGGGCCAGCAGCGGCGCCGTGCGCGGGCCGCCCATGCTGACGAGGTGAACGGTGCGGCCGTCGTCGAGGGTCTCGGTGGTCGACGCGGCAGTCGGTGTGGTCAGCGACGCGGGAGCGGCGACGACCGGACGCTCAGGGTCGGACTGCGGCCCGCCGACGAGCAGCACCCCACAGATCAACTCCGTGATCAGGATTGCCGCCAGCCGGCGGCGGTCAGTAGCGGCGGATGTTGTGGATCGGCGCATTGTCGACCGGAGCGACGCGCACCGGCGTGCCATACGTGGAGGCATGCACCATCATGCCGTCACCGATGTAGATGCCGACGTGTGAAGCGTCTGAGTAGTACGTCACCAGATCGCCGGGCTGGATCTGATCCATCGACACCGGCTGCCCGCCCTGCGCAAGCGCCTGGCTGGAGTGCGGCAGGGAGATGCCGGCCTGCTGGAACGACCACATCACCAATCCGGAGCAGTCGAACTGGCCTGGGCCCGACCCGCCCCACACATACGGCGAACCGATCCGGCTCAACGCGGCCTGGATGACGGTGGCGGCCTCGGGTGATCCGTCGCCCGGTGGCGCCACGTCGCCCGGCGGGATGCCGTTCGGCGGGGCGGCCAGCACGCCGGGATCCGCCGGTGGGAGCGGCGCGTCGGCAGCCGGCGGTGGCGGCGCGGGCACCGGCGGCAGCGCCGCGAGCGCGTCACGCTGCGCGGGAGTCAGCGCCTGGTACTGGGACTTGACCACGGCGATCTGGACCTGCAGCTTGCTTTGCTTGGATTGCAGGTCAGCGCGCACCGCGGCGGCCTGTTCAGCCGCCGTCTTGGCGTCGGCGGCCGATTTGGCCGACGCCTGCTCGGCCAGCGTGGCCTTCTGACCGAGGTCGCGATAGCTCTTCATCTGCGCCGACATCTCGGACGCCATCACCCGCTGCACCGCAAGCTGATCGATCAGGCCCTGCGGCGAGTTGGCCGTCAGCATCGCGTCGAGACCGTCGGTCCTGCCACCCATGTACTGCGCGGCAGCTAATCTGTCGACCGCGCCCTGAAACGTTGCCAATTGGGCCTTGGCCGATTCGACAGCGGAGACGTCGGCGGCGTGCTTGGCCTCGGCGGCCTGCTGCGCTGCCAGCTTGTTGTTGAGGTCCAGCTCAGCCGAGTGCATGGCTTCGGTGGTCTGCTCGGCCTGCCGAGACAATTCGTTGAGCTTTGCCAGCGCGTCGTCGGCCGGATCGGCCTGCACATGCCCGGCGAGGATGCCTCCGAATACCGTTAACCCAGCTATCGCCCCTACAACTGGTTTCCGGAGTGCGTGAAAACCACGTGTCATCCCGCGCGTGCGGCTGAGCCTCAAGATTTGCGTCCTTTAGATGCCGTGACGAAACCGCGTCAAACTGCTCTTAGGTCTCAGATAGGTTACGAAACGGCCTCGGGCTTGTCCAACAGAAGACGCAAATTTAACAGCTGCCTCAGAGATCGTTATCAACGACCTCGTAAACGAATGTTCTTACGCCACGCCGGAATCGCCATGCCGGCGAATCGGCACCAGCCGTAATCGCGGCGCCAACCCGACATCGGCCAACACCTCTAGCGCGCGCCGCTCGTCGTCAAGCAGGGTCTCGGGGACGCCGAGCAACACGCTGACGACACAGTCCTGACACCCTGGACCACGCACCGCGCAGTCGTCGCAGTCGATCTTCACCGTGCCTGTCTGGTCGCCCATCTGGCTCGTCCTCTCAATCGGTGTTGTCCGCACGGTATCGAGGCCCACCGACAAGTTCGTCCGCGTGGCAACCGGTTGCTGTCGGTGGGCGTGCCTACCTTCAGCGCATGGGTCAGCTGAGCTTCGCGGACGTGGCTCCGGAAAGCGATGTGACCCTGCGGGAGACCACCTTCGTCGTCGTCGACCTGGAGACCACGGGCGGTCGAGCCGCCGGCGACAACCACGACGCGATCACCGAGATCGGCGCGGTCAAGGTGCGCGGCGGCGTGGTGCTCGGCGAGTTGGCCACCCTGGTCGACCCGCAGCGCGGCATCCCGCCGCAGATCGTGGCGTTGACCGGCATCACGTCGGCGATGGTGTGCAACGCGCCGACCATCGAGGCGGTGCTGCCGTCGTTTCTGGAGTTCTCCCGCGGCGCGGTGCTCGTCGCGCACAACGCCGGCTTCGACATCGGCTTCCTGCGCGCGGCCGCCGAACGCTGCCACATCACCTGGCCCAAGCCACCGGTGCTGTGCACGGTGAAGCTGGCCCGCCGGGTGCTCACCCGCGACGAGGCGCCCAGCGTGCGGCTGTCCGCGCTGGCGCGGTTGTTCAGCGCCGCCACCACGCCGACGCACCGGGCACTCGACGACGCGCGCGCCACCGTCGACGTGCTGCACGGGTTGATCGAGCGGGTCGGCAACCAGGGTGTGCACACCTACGCCGATCTGCGGTCCTATCTGCCCGACGTGACGCCCGCGCAGCGCAGCAAGCGGCATCTGGCCACCGCGTTACCGCATCAGCCCGGCGTCTACCTGTTCCGCGGGCCGTCGGCCGAAGTGCTCTATGTCGGGACCGCGGTCGATCTGCGCCGCCGCGTCGGCCAGTACTTCAACGGCGCCGATCCGCGCACCCGGATCAAGGAGATGGCGTCGCTGGCCACCGCCGTCGATCACGTCGAGTGCGCGCACGACCTGGAGGCGGGTGTGCGTGAACTGCGGCTGTTGGCCGCGCACGCGCCGCCCTACAACCGCAGGTCGAAGTTCCCGCGCCGGTGGTGGTGGGTGACGCTGACCGACGAGCCGTTCCCGCGCTTCTCCGTTGTCCGTAATCCCAAGCGCGCCAACGCAATCGGCCCGTTTCGCGGACGCGCCGACGCGGTTGAGACCGCCGCGCTGCTTGCCCGGTTCACCGGCGTGCGGACCTGCACCGCCCGGCTGGGCCGCTCGGCGCTGCATGTGTGCCCCGAGCGCGAACTGTCGCCGTGTCCCGCCCCACAGGGCGTCACCGCCACGCAGTACGCGGCCGCGCCCGCCCGCGCCGTCGAGTTGATCGAGGGCAGCGACAACCGGGCCCTCGCCGGCGTGCTCGCCCAGATCGCCGACCTCGCCGAGCGCAACCGCTACGAGACGGCCGCCCGGTTGCGCGACCACGCCGCAGCGGCCATCGA includes:
- a CDS encoding glycosyltransferase family 4 protein; translated protein: MSRVLLVTNDFPPRRGGIQSYLQNLVDRLAAAGTHTLTVYAPKWKGADEFDRAAGYEVVRHPTTLMLPEPSVAGRMRTLIKRHNADTVWFGAAAPLALMAPLARHAGAERVIASTHGHEVGWSMLPVARTALRRIGTGTDVVTYVSKYTRGRFASAFGANAALEHLPPGVDTDRFAPDEVARADLRARYRLGQRPVVVCVSRLVPRKGQDMLIRAMPAIRQRVPEAARVIVGGGPYLTPLRRLAHSFGVAEHVVFTEGVPGDELPAHHAMADVFAMPCRTRGAGLDVEGLGIVFLEASATGVPVVAGRSGGAPETVRDGETGVVVDGWDVGAIAAAVSDLLAEPDRAARMGEAGRRWVVENWQWSSKAQRLAELL
- a CDS encoding peptidase, which gives rise to MRRSTTSAATDRRRLAAILITELICGVLLVGGPQSDPERPVVAAPASLTTPTAASTTETLDDGRTVHLVSMGGPRTAPLLARIGAEMDGAAKAVTTFWGPDWPRDIVIVAAGSDAEFGTLAGGGPDTAATTTAQRIMFAPGASGMSAASLRIVLRHELFHFASRADTAADAPRWLTEGVADFVGRPPTPRPASAATWALPTDAELSGPEQSRAYDRAWWFSRFVADTYGADTLRALYLRACSPGHPDAATAVHETLGADLPAVLARWRQWMSGAPR
- the ripC gene encoding peptidoglycan hydrolase RipC, which codes for MTRGFHALRKPVVGAIAGLTVFGGILAGHVQADPADDALAKLNELSRQAEQTTEAMHSAELDLNNKLAAQQAAEAKHAADVSAVESAKAQLATFQGAVDRLAAAQYMGGRTDGLDAMLTANSPQGLIDQLAVQRVMASEMSAQMKSYRDLGQKATLAEQASAKSAADAKTAAEQAAAVRADLQSKQSKLQVQIAVVKSQYQALTPAQRDALAALPPVPAPPPPAADAPLPPADPGVLAAPPNGIPPGDVAPPGDGSPEAATVIQAALSRIGSPYVWGGSGPGQFDCSGLVMWSFQQAGISLPHSSQALAQGGQPVSMDQIQPGDLVTYYSDASHVGIYIGDGMMVHASTYGTPVRVAPVDNAPIHNIRRY